Proteins encoded by one window of Tunturibacter psychrotolerans:
- the lhgO gene encoding L-2-hydroxyglutarate oxidase: MPSRVNVAIIGGGIVGLATGLEILGRFPGMSLAVLEKESEVAAHQTGHNSGVIHSGIYYRPGSLKARLCTEGVNALLRFCEEHAIPYEICGKVIVATSLNESAQLDELYRRGIANGLKGLRMLTGDQIRELEPHASGIRGIHVPGTGIVDYRTVAKKYAELIELRGGAIHVSREVTALQPSGNNTVIETTQGPIEARLVVNCAGLQSDRVSHMANAKLDLTIVPFRGEYYELAPDKHHYVRSLLYPVPDPRFPFLGVHFTKRISGGVEAGPNAVLALKREGYAKASFNVYDVWEYATFPGFWVMAAKYWNVSVDEYYRSLSKAAFVRSLQRLVPEITADDLMPGGSGVRAQALGINGKLIDDFHFAHTKGVVHVCNVPSPAATAALAIAKHIVETILQREEDLLTVGSWAK, translated from the coding sequence ATGCCTTCTCGAGTCAATGTAGCAATCATCGGCGGCGGAATTGTCGGCTTGGCTACAGGCCTCGAGATTCTCGGTCGTTTTCCAGGTATGTCTCTCGCCGTGCTTGAGAAGGAATCCGAAGTTGCTGCTCACCAGACGGGCCATAACAGCGGCGTCATTCACTCCGGAATTTACTACAGACCCGGCAGCCTTAAAGCAAGGCTCTGTACTGAGGGAGTAAACGCCTTATTGCGCTTTTGCGAAGAGCACGCCATACCCTACGAGATTTGCGGGAAGGTCATCGTTGCTACTTCACTGAATGAGAGCGCGCAACTCGATGAGCTTTATCGGCGCGGAATCGCCAACGGCCTGAAGGGGCTACGAATGCTCACGGGAGACCAGATCCGTGAACTTGAGCCACACGCTTCAGGCATTCGGGGCATACACGTGCCTGGTACCGGCATTGTCGACTATAGGACTGTCGCGAAGAAGTATGCCGAACTTATAGAGCTACGCGGCGGCGCGATTCATGTTTCGCGCGAGGTAACAGCATTGCAGCCTTCGGGCAACAATACGGTAATAGAAACAACTCAGGGGCCGATTGAGGCGCGGTTGGTCGTCAATTGCGCGGGGCTGCAGAGTGACCGTGTCAGCCACATGGCAAACGCCAAACTCGATTTGACGATCGTTCCTTTTCGTGGGGAGTACTATGAGCTCGCTCCAGATAAGCACCACTATGTTCGTAGTCTGTTATACCCGGTTCCCGACCCGCGATTTCCGTTTCTCGGTGTGCATTTCACCAAGCGTATTTCTGGTGGAGTCGAAGCAGGACCGAACGCCGTGCTGGCGTTGAAACGTGAGGGCTATGCGAAGGCTTCCTTTAACGTATACGACGTTTGGGAGTACGCGACCTTTCCAGGTTTTTGGGTCATGGCCGCGAAGTACTGGAACGTGTCCGTGGACGAGTACTACCGCTCATTGAGCAAAGCTGCGTTTGTTCGATCTTTACAGCGTCTCGTGCCGGAAATCACTGCTGATGACTTGATGCCTGGTGGATCAGGTGTTCGCGCTCAGGCGCTCGGCATCAACGGGAAGTTGATTGATGACTTTCACTTTGCTCACACCAAGGGCGTCGTGCATGTGTGCAATGTCCCTTCACCCGCTGCTACAGCTGCGCTCGCGATTGCGAAACACATCGTAGAAACGATTTTGCAGCGCGAGGAAGATTTGCTAACAGTAGGGAGTTGGGCGAAATAG
- a CDS encoding choice-of-anchor D domain-containing protein has product MHRLLAVIITAFSLAFPALSHSQTTPVWFTLNAQEGQTVTATGSITLRFGQVASTCASKASGACSAGPGAPAPAEWTSPKTFTPAESGTTVSIVIDKESFGNVDPDPGVRKTVQVQEQATAQKITVNKTSVTVPAQSTSSACQLSQTPATITFPNTTDGFQISSSVALTSNCKTTVTIDSVQDPAAPFSISGFQTPFTLAPGKTQSYTAVFSPTATGTATGSIHFASTVSSVQPLTVSLTGTGVSATQGTLASSPTTLSFGNITVNGTSSLTATITNSGSASATISAVSVAGTGFTLTSVKTPITLAVKQSVQLTVNFAPTTSSSAKGTLTITSNASNKSLAVTLTGTGTATGTGTQHSVALSWSDSGTGIAGYNVYRSTVSGGSYSRINSAVVATTSYTDSAVTSGTTYYYVVTATAPSGAESAYSNQISAKVP; this is encoded by the coding sequence ATGCACAGACTGTTGGCGGTAATCATCACCGCATTCTCTCTCGCTTTTCCCGCACTCAGCCACTCTCAGACCACTCCGGTCTGGTTCACTCTGAACGCCCAAGAGGGACAGACAGTCACGGCAACAGGATCGATCACTCTTCGCTTCGGTCAGGTCGCGTCCACCTGCGCCTCAAAGGCCTCCGGCGCGTGCAGCGCAGGCCCGGGCGCACCCGCGCCCGCAGAGTGGACTTCTCCCAAAACCTTCACTCCCGCCGAATCTGGGACCACCGTCAGCATAGTCATCGACAAAGAATCATTCGGCAATGTCGACCCAGATCCCGGTGTGCGTAAGACCGTGCAGGTACAGGAGCAGGCGACCGCTCAGAAGATCACTGTCAATAAAACATCCGTTACAGTTCCCGCGCAATCAACCTCGTCCGCGTGCCAACTGTCGCAGACTCCAGCCACGATCACTTTCCCGAACACGACTGACGGATTCCAGATCTCCTCTTCTGTTGCTCTCACAAGCAACTGCAAGACGACTGTGACCATAGATTCTGTCCAGGATCCCGCAGCGCCATTCAGCATTTCTGGATTTCAGACGCCGTTTACGCTGGCTCCCGGCAAGACACAGAGCTACACAGCTGTCTTCTCACCCACTGCAACCGGTACTGCGACTGGTAGCATCCACTTTGCCAGCACCGTCTCATCTGTTCAACCATTGACGGTCTCGCTCACCGGCACCGGCGTTTCGGCCACGCAGGGAACTTTGGCCTCCAGTCCCACCACGTTGAGTTTCGGAAATATAACCGTAAACGGAACAAGTTCGCTGACCGCAACGATCACCAACTCAGGGTCGGCATCTGCCACCATCTCTGCCGTCAGCGTGGCGGGAACAGGGTTCACGCTTACCAGCGTGAAAACCCCTATCACCCTTGCGGTCAAACAATCGGTGCAATTAACCGTCAACTTTGCCCCAACAACTAGCAGTTCTGCTAAAGGGACCTTGACGATCACAAGCAACGCTTCGAACAAATCATTGGCGGTGACTCTAACCGGCACCGGCACCGCAACCGGAACCGGCACGCAACACTCTGTCGCCCTTTCATGGAGTGACTCCGGAACAGGAATCGCTGGCTATAACGTGTACCGCTCCACGGTCTCAGGTGGCTCCTACTCCAGAATCAACAGCGCAGTAGTGGCCACAACGAGCTATACCGACAGTGCCGTAACCTCCGGCACCACTTACTACTATGTCGTCACAGCAACGGCACCAAGCGGGGCGGAAAGTGCTTATTCCAATCAGATAAGCGCAAAAGTACCATAA
- a CDS encoding peptidylprolyl isomerase, with translation MKVKLFMTRHRLLWLLLASLAWYQATTSRSVLEAQTPPTMATTARDLGHRSEISNTAQDKPLITISGLCDNPSADESAASNCETVITRAQFEKVINAIQPGMPAHARREFALHYADVLVMSNKAEQMGLDTRPNFEEQMRLARIQVLSRELEKVIQEQTSQISEKDIEDYYSNNTSRFEKAKIDRIYVPKIQQSLPTSDKELRDSDASVRSRKSEKTMKAEADNLRARAIAGEGFTKLQADAYEIAGIKTAAPNTIMVIRRISLPPGQVSVMDLRPGEVSEVLTDPNGYDIYKVETKDKLSLDQAREEIKATLRSLHKQDAMRNVEDSTNTTLDESYFVRGRSQ, from the coding sequence ATGAAAGTTAAATTATTCATGACACGACATAGATTGCTTTGGCTGCTTCTTGCATCCCTCGCCTGGTATCAAGCGACAACTTCAAGATCCGTTCTGGAAGCTCAAACCCCTCCGACTATGGCAACCACGGCCCGTGATTTAGGTCATAGATCAGAAATCTCAAACACTGCACAGGACAAGCCGTTAATTACAATCTCAGGTCTCTGTGACAATCCATCGGCTGATGAATCCGCGGCTTCCAACTGCGAAACGGTAATCACTCGAGCCCAATTCGAAAAAGTGATTAACGCGATTCAGCCCGGCATGCCTGCACACGCGCGCCGTGAGTTTGCCCTCCACTACGCCGATGTCCTAGTGATGAGCAATAAAGCTGAGCAAATGGGATTAGACACGAGGCCGAACTTTGAAGAGCAAATGAGACTCGCGCGTATCCAAGTCTTGTCCCGTGAGTTAGAAAAGGTAATCCAGGAACAAACCTCACAAATTTCTGAGAAGGATATCGAAGACTACTACTCTAACAACACGTCAAGATTCGAGAAGGCAAAAATAGATCGGATCTATGTTCCTAAAATTCAACAATCACTACCAACTTCTGACAAAGAACTTCGTGATTCGGACGCGAGCGTGCGTTCGCGCAAATCGGAAAAGACGATGAAAGCGGAGGCCGACAATCTACGTGCTCGAGCGATAGCTGGAGAGGGGTTTACCAAACTACAGGCGGATGCTTATGAAATTGCAGGCATTAAGACGGCTGCCCCAAACACGATCATGGTGATCAGGCGCATTTCGTTACCTCCAGGTCAGGTCTCAGTTATGGACTTGAGGCCAGGCGAAGTTTCAGAGGTCCTTACGGATCCTAACGGGTACGATATCTACAAAGTCGAGACAAAAGATAAGCTTTCCTTGGATCAGGCTCGGGAAGAAATCAAAGCAACTTTGCGTTCTCTGCATAAGCAAGACGCAATGCGCAACGTAGAGGACTCTACGAACACTACGCTTGACGAAAGCTACTTTGTTCGCGGTCGATCACAATAG
- a CDS encoding choice-of-anchor D domain-containing protein, which translates to MASGIDAGAQSSAIGFAQKNSATPQAASATVNVKYSAAQTVGDLNVVVVGWNDTTSTVQSVKDSAGNVYSLAIGPTSGTALRQSIYYAANIAGVSSNTVTVTFSQAAAYPDVRILEYRGVTAVDVTAGASGSSTSANSGAATTRSPNELVFGANTVATATNAAGSGFTSRVITTPDGDIAEDKIVTTAGSNSTKATLASSGPWVMQMVTFGTVAVTATPQISASAGSLSFGSVTVNSSGTQSLTLTSSGTAPVTVSSASVSGTGFSLVGGTLPATLSPNQTLTLQVKFAPTATGSAAGSLTISSNSASGSTRTVSLSGTGATTTPQLSFSATSLSFGSVTVNSSATKSLTLTSTGTSPVTVNSAAITGAGFTIVSGSLPVTLNPTQSVTLQVQFLPTATGSASGQITISSNSSTGGTTAVTLGGTGTAATNPQLTVGATSLSFGSVTVNTATTQSLTLTSSGTSPVTVSSAAITGTGFTIVAASFPVTLSPTQSVTLQVQFDPTATGTASGQIAINSNSSKGSTASVALSGTGTAANPQLTVSAGSLSFGSVTVNTATTASLTLTSTGTTPVTANSATITGAGFTIIGGSFPTTLNPNQTATLKLQFEPTTAGALTGQLSISSNSTSGSTATVSLTGTGTAVAHQVDLTWDAPSGSSDPVAGYNIYRATGSGSFTRINSSADTAVSYVDSNVVSGTSYSYQVTSSDPSGQESVPTSPVTVTIP; encoded by the coding sequence TTGGCGTCAGGAATCGATGCTGGAGCACAGTCGAGTGCGATCGGCTTCGCACAAAAAAACTCAGCCACCCCACAAGCGGCATCAGCAACAGTGAACGTGAAGTACTCGGCAGCGCAAACGGTGGGGGATCTTAACGTTGTGGTAGTGGGATGGAACGATACCACGTCGACGGTACAGTCGGTGAAGGACAGCGCAGGGAACGTTTACAGTCTGGCGATTGGACCGACAAGCGGGACGGCGTTGCGGCAGTCGATCTACTATGCAGCAAACATTGCGGGCGTCAGCAGCAACACGGTGACGGTAACGTTCAGCCAGGCGGCGGCGTATCCGGATGTGCGCATTCTGGAATACCGGGGAGTGACGGCGGTGGATGTGACGGCTGGTGCGAGTGGGAGTAGCACGAGCGCGAACAGTGGCGCGGCGACGACGAGGAGTCCCAACGAGTTAGTCTTTGGAGCGAACACAGTCGCTACAGCGACGAATGCCGCGGGGAGCGGCTTTACGTCAAGGGTGATCACAACGCCGGATGGAGATATTGCTGAAGACAAGATCGTGACGACGGCTGGGAGCAACAGTACCAAAGCGACGTTGGCCTCCTCCGGTCCGTGGGTCATGCAGATGGTCACGTTCGGAACAGTTGCGGTCACTGCGACTCCACAGATAAGTGCGAGCGCCGGCTCGTTGAGTTTTGGCAGCGTCACGGTGAACTCCTCCGGGACGCAGTCGTTGACGCTTACGTCGTCGGGCACGGCGCCGGTGACGGTGAGTTCGGCGTCGGTCTCGGGCACGGGCTTCTCTCTCGTTGGAGGCACCCTACCGGCGACATTGAGCCCCAATCAGACTCTGACGCTGCAAGTGAAGTTCGCGCCGACCGCAACCGGATCCGCGGCGGGAAGCCTGACGATCAGCAGCAACTCTGCCAGTGGCAGCACGAGGACGGTGTCACTTAGCGGAACGGGTGCGACCACAACCCCGCAGTTGTCGTTTAGCGCAACCTCGTTGAGCTTTGGCAGTGTCACGGTGAACTCTTCCGCGACGAAATCGTTAACGTTGACATCGACCGGGACATCGCCAGTGACAGTGAATTCGGCTGCGATCACCGGTGCTGGCTTCACAATCGTCAGCGGTAGCCTGCCGGTGACGCTGAATCCGACCCAGTCTGTGACGCTACAGGTGCAATTTCTGCCGACGGCGACAGGATCAGCCAGCGGTCAGATCACTATCAGCAGCAATTCGTCGACCGGTGGCACTACGGCGGTGACTCTCGGCGGCACAGGCACGGCAGCAACAAATCCACAGTTGACGGTGGGTGCTACGAGCCTGAGCTTTGGCAGTGTTACGGTGAACACGGCGACGACGCAGTCGTTGACTCTGACGTCGTCGGGGACATCGCCCGTGACCGTGAGCTCTGCGGCTATCACCGGAACTGGCTTTACGATCGTCGCAGCAAGTTTCCCAGTGACGCTAAGCCCAACGCAGTCGGTGACGCTTCAGGTTCAATTCGATCCGACAGCAACTGGGACAGCCAGCGGTCAAATTGCAATCAACAGCAATTCCTCTAAGGGCAGCACGGCCTCAGTCGCTTTGAGCGGTACCGGTACGGCGGCGAATCCGCAATTGACGGTAAGCGCTGGAAGTCTGAGCTTCGGCAGCGTGACCGTAAACACGGCGACGACGGCGTCCTTAACCTTGACCTCGACGGGCACGACGCCTGTGACGGCGAACTCTGCCACGATCACCGGGGCTGGTTTTACCATCATTGGCGGGAGCTTTCCGACAACGTTAAATCCTAACCAGACTGCGACGCTGAAGCTACAGTTCGAGCCAACCACAGCCGGAGCCCTCACTGGACAGCTCTCGATCAGTAGCAACTCGACCAGCGGAAGTACGGCAACAGTTTCTCTGACGGGTACAGGTACTGCGGTTGCACATCAGGTCGATCTAACTTGGGATGCACCGTCCGGTTCTTCCGATCCTGTGGCGGGGTACAACATCTATCGGGCGACCGGCAGCGGATCCTTTACGCGCATAAACTCCTCGGCTGATACGGCGGTTAGCTACGTGGATAGTAATGTGGTAAGTGGTACTAGCTATAGCTATCAGGTAACGTCCTCTGATCCCAGCGGTCAGGAGAGCGTTCCAACGAGCCCGGTGACAGTGACCATTCCGTAG
- a CDS encoding choice-of-anchor D domain-containing protein, whose protein sequence is MTIATSGCGSGAIDPAAGGGISVSPGTVNFGNVLVGQEVDSSVKVTNGGSAAIAVSQVSVSGQTFALVGGTTMPTSIPAGGSYTLKFGFTPTAAANYSGQATLMGAAGQMVAQVPLQGQGTSQTAPQLTLSAASLSFGSVTVNTATTQTLTLTSTGTSPVTVNSAAITGTGFTIVGGSFPLTLNPAQAATLQVQFDPTSPGATSGQITISSNSASDNMTVVALTGTGATISNPQTSPHLAVSASSLSFGSVTVNAPTTQSLTLTSTGTAPVTVNSATITGAGFTIIGGNLPATLNPTQSMTLQVQFLPTATGSASGQITINSDSSTGSTAQVTLSGTSTAASSPQLTVSSSSLSFGSVTVNTATTQSLTLTSTGTAPVTVNSATITGAAFTIVGGNLPATLNPSQSMTLHVQFLPTATGSASGQITINSDSSTGSTLQVTLSGTSAAAPSPQLTVSAASLSFGSVTVNTATTQSLTLTSTGTSPVTVNTATITGAGFTIVGGSLPATLNPTQSMTLQVQFLPTATGSASGQITIGSNSSSGSTNLVTLSGTSVAASSPQLTVSSAGLSFGNVTVNTATTQSLTLTSTGTAPVTVNSAAITGAGFAIVGGSLPATLSPTQSMTLQVQFLPTATGSASGQITINSDSSTGSTAQVTLSGTSTAAPSPQLTVSSASLSFGSVTVNTATTQSLTLTSTGTSPVTVSSATITGTGFTITGGNLPATLNPTQSMTLQVQFLPTATGSASGQITIDSDSSTGSAAQVTLSGTSTAAPSPQLTVSSASLSFGSVTVNTATTQSLTLTSTGTSPVTVSSATITGTGFTIVGGNLPVTLNPTQSMTLQVQFLPTATGSASGQITINSDSSTGSAAQVTLSGTSTATPSPQLTVSSASLSFGSVSVNTATTQSLTLASTGTSPVTVSSATIAGTGFTIIGGNLPATLNPTQSMKLQVQFLPTATGSASGQISISSNSSSGSTTVATLSGTGTAALNPQLTVSATSLSFGSVTVNTGTTKSLTLSSTGTSPVTVSSATITGAGFTIVSGSLPVTLNPSQAMTLQVQFLPTATGSASGQISISSNSLAGSTTVVTLGGTGTAAPNPQLTVSATSLSFGSVTVNTATTQSLTLTSSGTSPVTVNSATINGAGFSIVAQSLPMTLNPTQSMTLQVQFDPTAAGSASGLLTINSNSTSGSTISVTLSGTGTAANPQLTVSAGSLSFGSVTVNTATTASLTLTSTGTTPVTVNSATITGAAFTIVGGSFPATMNPNQTLTLKVQFEPTTAGALTGQLTISSNSTSGSTATVSLTGTGTAVAHQVDLTWNAPSGSPDPVAGYNIYRATGSGSFARVNSSPDSAVDYVDTTVVSGSTYSYQVTSADASGRESVPTSPVTVTIP, encoded by the coding sequence TTGACAATAGCGACGTCGGGCTGCGGATCGGGAGCAATAGATCCAGCTGCTGGAGGTGGCATTTCTGTATCGCCCGGCACCGTCAACTTTGGAAACGTACTTGTTGGTCAAGAGGTTGATAGCAGCGTAAAGGTGACGAACGGCGGTTCTGCGGCGATAGCTGTCTCTCAAGTCAGTGTTTCAGGCCAGACGTTTGCGCTCGTTGGCGGCACTACTATGCCTACGAGCATTCCTGCTGGTGGCAGCTACACTCTAAAATTTGGCTTTACGCCTACCGCCGCCGCCAACTATTCCGGGCAGGCAACGCTTATGGGTGCGGCGGGGCAGATGGTGGCGCAAGTCCCCTTGCAGGGGCAGGGGACATCTCAGACCGCTCCGCAACTAACCTTAAGCGCTGCAAGTCTGAGCTTTGGCAGCGTAACGGTGAACACGGCGACGACGCAGACGTTGACTTTGACTTCGACAGGGACCTCTCCAGTGACGGTGAATTCTGCTGCAATCACTGGGACTGGCTTCACAATCGTAGGAGGTAGTTTTCCACTTACGCTGAATCCGGCACAGGCTGCGACGTTGCAGGTGCAGTTCGATCCCACATCTCCTGGGGCGACTAGTGGTCAGATCACAATTAGTAGTAATTCTGCGAGTGACAACATGACGGTAGTGGCCCTGACCGGTACAGGGGCCACCATATCGAATCCTCAAACAAGCCCTCACTTGGCCGTGAGCGCTAGCAGTCTGAGTTTCGGCAGTGTGACGGTGAATGCGCCGACGACGCAGTCGTTGACCTTGACGTCGACGGGGACTGCGCCGGTGACAGTGAACTCTGCGACGATCACTGGTGCTGGCTTTACGATCATCGGCGGCAATTTGCCGGCGACGCTCAACCCGACGCAGTCAATGACATTGCAGGTGCAGTTCCTGCCGACAGCGACTGGATCAGCGAGCGGTCAGATCACGATCAACAGCGACTCGTCGACCGGTTCCACTGCTCAGGTGACTTTGAGTGGTACGAGCACAGCGGCGTCGAGCCCGCAGCTGACGGTTAGTTCTTCGAGTTTGAGTTTCGGTAGTGTGACGGTGAACACGGCCACGACGCAGTCGTTGACCTTGACGTCGACCGGGACCGCGCCGGTGACAGTGAACTCTGCGACAATCACTGGTGCTGCCTTCACGATCGTCGGGGGAAATCTACCCGCGACGCTCAACCCTTCGCAGTCAATGACGTTACACGTGCAGTTTCTGCCGACAGCGACTGGATCAGCGAGCGGTCAGATCACGATCAACAGCGACTCGTCGACGGGTTCGACTTTGCAGGTGACTCTGAGTGGTACGAGTGCAGCGGCGCCGAGCCCGCAGTTGACGGTGAGCGCTGCGAGCTTGAGCTTCGGCAGCGTGACGGTGAACACCGCGACGACACAGTCCTTGACGCTGACCTCGACGGGGACTTCGCCGGTGACAGTAAACACGGCGACGATCACTGGAGCTGGCTTTACTATTGTCGGCGGCAGTCTGCCGGCTACGTTGAATCCAACCCAGTCGATGACGTTGCAGGTGCAGTTCCTGCCGACGGCGACTGGATCAGCGAGCGGTCAGATCACCATCGGCAGTAACTCGTCGAGCGGGAGCACGAATCTAGTTACTCTAAGTGGTACGAGTGTAGCGGCGTCGAGCCCGCAGTTGACGGTGAGCTCTGCTGGGTTGAGCTTTGGTAACGTGACAGTGAACACCGCGACGACACAGTCGTTGACGCTGACCTCGACGGGGACAGCGCCGGTGACAGTGAACTCGGCTGCAATCACCGGTGCTGGCTTTGCGATCGTCGGGGGTAGTTTGCCAGCCACGCTAAGTCCGACGCAGTCGATGACGTTGCAGGTGCAATTCTTACCGACAGCGACGGGATCGGCCAGTGGTCAGATCACGATCAACAGCGACTCGTCGACCGGGTCCACTGCGCAAGTGACTCTGAGTGGTACGAGCACAGCGGCACCGAGTCCGCAGTTGACGGTGAGCTCTGCTAGTTTGAGCTTCGGTAGCGTGACGGTGAACACCGCGACGACACAGTCGTTGACGCTGACCTCGACGGGGACTTCACCGGTTACGGTGAGCTCCGCAACGATCACTGGAACTGGCTTTACAATCACCGGGGGAAATTTGCCAGCGACGCTGAATCCGACGCAGTCGATGACGTTGCAGGTGCAATTCTTACCGACAGCGACAGGATCAGCCAGTGGTCAGATCACGATCGACAGCGATTCGTCGACTGGGTCCGCTGCGCAAGTGACTCTGAGTGGTACGAGCACCGCGGCGCCTAGCCCGCAATTGACGGTGAGTTCTGCGAGCTTGAGCTTCGGTAGCGTGACTGTGAATACGGCGACGACACAGTCGTTGACGCTGACGTCGACAGGAACTTCACCGGTTACGGTAAGCTCTGCGACGATCACTGGAACTGGCTTTACGATTGTCGGGGGAAATTTGCCGGTGACGTTGAATCCGACGCAGTCGATGACGTTGCAGGTGCAATTCTTACCGACAGCGACAGGGTCGGCCAGTGGTCAGATCACCATCAACAGTGACTCATCGACTGGGTCCGCTGCGCAGGTGACTCTGAGTGGTACGAGCACCGCGACGCCGAGCCCGCAGTTGACGGTGAGTTCTGCGAGCTTGAGCTTCGGTAGCGTGTCTGTGAATACGGCGACGACGCAGTCGTTGACGCTGGCCTCGACCGGAACTTCACCGGTTACGGTAAGCTCCGCAACGATCGCTGGAACTGGCTTTACGATCATCGGGGGAAATTTGCCAGCGACGTTGAATCCGACGCAGTCGATGAAGTTGCAGGTGCAGTTCCTGCCGACGGCGACAGGATCAGCGAGCGGTCAGATTTCGATTAGCAGCAATTCTTCGTCTGGTAGCACTACCGTGGCGACCCTGAGCGGCACTGGCACGGCCGCGCTAAATCCGCAGTTGACGGTGAGCGCTACGAGCTTGAGCTTCGGTAGTGTGACGGTGAACACAGGGACGACGAAATCCTTGACGTTATCCTCGACGGGGACATCGCCGGTGACGGTGAGCTCTGCGACCATCACTGGAGCGGGTTTTACAATCGTCAGCGGCAGCCTGCCGGTGACACTGAATCCAAGCCAAGCTATGACCCTTCAAGTGCAATTTCTGCCAACGGCGACAGGATCAGCGAGCGGTCAGATTTCGATTAGCAGCAATTCGTTGGCCGGTAGCACGACGGTGGTGACCCTGGGCGGCACTGGCACAGCAGCGCCAAATCCACAGTTGACGGTGAGCGCTACGAGCTTGAGCTTCGGTAGTGTGACGGTGAACACAGCAACGACGCAGTCCTTGACGCTGACGTCGTCTGGGACGTCGCCGGTGACAGTGAACTCTGCGACCATCAACGGTGCTGGCTTCTCAATCGTAGCTCAAAGTCTCCCAATGACATTGAATCCGACCCAGTCGATGACACTGCAGGTACAGTTCGATCCGACTGCGGCTGGATCAGCCAGCGGTCTACTCACCATCAACAGCAACTCGACCAGCGGAAGCACGATTTCGGTTACGCTGAGCGGTACCGGTACGGCGGCGAATCCACAATTGACGGTAAGCGCTGGAAGTCTGAGCTTCGGCAGTGTGACCGTAAACACGGCGACGACGGCGTCCTTAACCCTGACCTCGACGGGCACGACGCCTGTGACGGTAAACTCTGCGACGATCACAGGGGCTGCCTTTACCATCGTTGGCGGTAGCTTTCCGGCAACGATGAATCCTAACCAGACTTTGACGCTGAAGGTGCAGTTCGAGCCAACCACAGCCGGAGCGCTCACTGGACAGCTTACGATTAGCAGCAACTCGACCAGCGGAAGTACGGCAACAGTCTCTCTGACTGGTACCGGAACCGCGGTCGCGCACCAGGTCGATCTAACTTGGAATGCGCCGTCCGGTTCTCCCGATCCTGTGGCGGGGTACAACATCTATCGGGCAACCGGCAGCGGATCTTTTGCTCGGGTAAACTCCTCGCCTGACTCGGCGGTCGATTACGTGGATACCACAGTGGTAAGCGGGAGTACTTATAGCTATCAGGTAACGTCCGCTGATGCGAGCGGTCGGGAGAGCGTTCCAACGAGTCCCGTAACAGTAACCATTCCGTAG